GGTGAACGCCATTCCTCACTGTTGGGCGTAGCACCGGGCGAACGTGTCTCCTGGCCGGGTGTGCCGTCAGGGAATTGCCGCGTCTGCGTGGTCCCATCAGGGTATGTCGTGGTCTCCGTCCCGGTGCGGGGATCATAAGTGCGCCGGGTGCCGTCAGGGTATCTCCAGGTCTCCACACCGTCAGGGGTACGGGTGAACTCAGTACCGTCCGGCCAAGTAGTGAACTCGGTGCCGTCCGCGAATCTGTAGGTGGTGGAGCCGTCTGGATTCTCACGAACGTCAACAACGCCGCCGTGCTGGTCGGCTTGCCGCTCGACCTCGGGCGGGTAGGCTCCAGGGGCAGGCTTCTCACCCTCGGTGCCCTGCTCTTTCGGGCTGTATTCGGGATCGGCTTTAACAGCATCCCAAAGCCTTTTTGTTTTCTCCGGCGACGAGACGAAATCACCCTCAGAAGGTGTGTACTCGGCCGGAGTCGTCTGGGTCTGCGTACCCATATCGTAAATGTCCGTTTGCCCCTGGACACTCTCCATAGAGCAAATACCCGTCTTTAGTACAGTCGCGGGACCGGGGTTGTCTCCCGAATCTTTAACCGACACCTTGCCCTTGCAATCGTTATTCGTAATGTTCCAGCTAAAGGACTGTGAAGGCTGGTCTCTGGCAGTGGCGGAGGCGTCCACGCCTTCACTATTGCCCAGATATCGCATCCTCCCATTCCCATACCACGGCTGTTGATTCGTCTGAACCGCATAATCAAAGGTGATGGTACCTACACCGTCAGCGTAGGTGTAATCGAAGCCCAGCAGGGCACCGGCCCCGACCACCTCGCCATTATCTACCTTTTGGAAGTATGGCCCACCGGAAGACTCCACCTTCTTGAGCTGCGAATCAACAACTATGGGATCTGCTGGTTGCCCGTCCTGATATGCCGTGTATAGCGTGTTGGCATTATGTATCCACACCCCAGCGGCAACGCCAGCAAGACCGCCCTTAGTGATCGCGTGACGGCTGAGGGTTGGCAGAGCCTTTTTACTAGCCCGCTTCAAGATGCCGCGTGTCTTTTTGTACTTGCCGAACTTCTCCGGGTCGGTGTTATCGAGGAACTTGCGTAGCTTTCTGACCTCGCCCTCGTCCAGAACCTCGGTAGAGGGTGGTGGCGTCTGTGCGACGGCAGGCGAAGTCAAACAACCAGTAGAGGCGGCCCCGAAAAGGACCGCCCCTGTGGCTGCAACGGCCAGCAGCAACACTAGGCCGTATTTCAGCATCTAGCTCGTAAATTTCTTCACGAGCTTGTACACAACCGTGCCGCCAAGCACGATCACGGCGACGGCGGCACCGGCGGCTATACCGGCGGTGGCAGCTCCGGTGGCGGCATTCTCGATGCTCGACCCCGGCGACGGTGTAGCGTCCTGAGCATATGCCGGCATGGCCGACACCACGAACATAGACGCAGCCATAGCCGCGAGGATCACGCGGCGGCGGTGGTTACGGAGTGCGGATAGCAAGCGGTTCCCCTTTCGGTAGGTTTAGCTGGTGAACTTCTTGACCAGCTTGTACACGACCGTGCCGCCGAGCACGATCACCGCGACGGCGGCACCAGCGGCTATACCGGCGGTGGCCGCGCTGGTGGCGGCGCTCTTGATCTCGCCGCCAACCTGGGCGTGAGCCGGAGACGCGGCGACGAAATACGCGGCGACCAGGGCAAGCCCGAAGGCTAGAGCCATAGCGCGACGGCCTACATAGTGGGCCGCATTATTGAGGGCAGTCATGTGCTGATGTTCCTTTCTGTCGGTCACGAAATATCGTTGAACCAGCCCACAACGAAAATCATGATGTACGCGGCCCATCCCGCGACCATGTACGTTAGGGCGTTGTCGAGCTGGCCGATAAACGTCAGTGGATCAGGCATTATCTCCCCCTTAGAGCAAGCATTAGAGCGATAGCGCCGAGGCACATCACCATGATTGCTAACCAGCCCATCAGCGCAAAGGTGTTGCCCTGGCCGTGTTCGACGAGGGTTTCAAGTTGCTCGGGATCGAGCGCGACTGTTGTTTCAACGCTGGTGGACTGGAGCAGGAGAAGGGCCTGCATTACGCTGTAGCTCCGGTCTTGCTAGAGCCATTGGAGGACTGCTGCTGCTCGGTCACAGAGACCTTTACGAGCCGGAGTCCAATCACGTCTTTAACGGAGTCTCTGCCGCCTTCGCGGGACTCCTGACGGCGATCCTGGTACGGCTCAAAAGTAGCCGTAACCATGTCGCCTACTTCCGCGCTACGGAGACCGTAGAGCGGAGACTTGTGGGCGTCGGCGTTGGCTTCGCCGTCGATCTTTAGCATCAACGTGGCCTCGTGCCGGTAGTCCCACTCTTGAAGCCGGAAGGATACGCCCTCCGTCTGACCCCCGTTCAAGGAAAACGGGTTCCTACGCTGGAGCTTCATCTGGAGCTCTATGGGTTCTGACATATTTATTCACCCCCCTTCTCTGCGTCTATGGAAGGTGGGTAACAGCGGAAAGAGTCGCAGGTCGGGCAGTGTAGCTCGACCCAGCCAGACTCCAGAAGATAGAGAAGGTAATCGCAGGTCTGATGCGCCCAGTGAAAGACGGCGGTTAGTGCGCGCTGGTCTTCGGTTAGATCATCGAGTCGCGGGTGATCCGGTGAAGCCAAGTTGAGCGAACCGTCTAGCTCTGGCCTGCAACGCCACGGCTGTGTGTGGCGTATATTCTCGGTATCCGGCATGGTGTTCTCCTCACCGTGTCGGTAGGGTCCCCCCGAGTACTTTTGCGAGGATCGGGGGAGACCCGTTTTCAACGACTGCAAAAAGGCTAGCATTAAAGTTGTAAGAGTCGCAACACCTCTGAGGGAATCTTAATAAAAACGTTACATCAGAGGTCACAAACGTCATAAAGGTCAGTTAGGAAACCAGTACGGACTACGGCTGGTCAAGAAGGAGTGTGGATAGATTCCCGGCGCGGGTTAGCAGCCCAGCAACAGGACCGCAGCCGGCTAGATGTATACAGTACGGGACCGATGGTCCCGAAATTTGGACAGCCAGCAGCTAGGCTCGGCCCCGATCTTGCGGGAGGCGGGGAGGTGGAACTATGCAGAGACCGCCCAGAACGGATCATAGTCAATCCGATAATCGATGGTCGGGTGCCAGACCTCACCGCGCTTCTCGTTGAGGAGCTGGTTTACCTTCTCGGCCCAACCGAGGACCCCATCACCGGACAGACGCTCGCGGTACTCCTGGCCGATAAGACGGCCCACGGTCTCGGGATTGGGTGCCTCAGTGTAGCCACAGGACTTAAGTATCGCGGAGGCCCGGGCGATCATAGCGCCGGCCATTTTTACCGTGTGATCCCAGGAGCGGCGGCAGTTGTCACCGAGGCGCTTTAGACCCTGCACAGGGAGGGATTCAGCCATGTAAGACCGAATGGTATCGAACCACTGCACCGCACTCCGGCGGCCCGAGTGCCCCTCAGCAGAGTAATGCCGGGTGTCAGAGTCGCAGATGCGCAACCACCCAGGGTCCTCACCAGTACCCAGGGCATATCTCACGAGGTCTCCGCAGGCGTTAATGAAGTCCTCCAGGCCGTCCACCCCGAAGGAGTGAAGGCCCTCGCGGAAGAAGCGCAACTCAAAACGCCACACATCGAGCATCGGATCATAGCCGGATGCCTCCCACACTTCGTGCATCCAGCCTTTGTCCGACTTGAGCAGCTCCAGGCTCTTGTTGTAGAGCTGCGCCTGGAGGCTCTTAGACTCTTTACCTATCGTGATTGCGTTGGCATCGGCCCCCTGATAGGAGACATAGCGATCACGAGCGCGGGAGACGACATCAGCCATATGAGGAACCTCGAAGCCGGGCGCCTGAAAGTCTACGGCTATGTCAACTCGGGAGACCACCAAGCGGAAGTCACTAGAGCCGGAAAAGTAGCGTGTAATCTCGACGGCCATTTCTTGCACGGCCGTCAGCTCGTACTCATAGAGGAGCTGCGCTAGCGGCTGTATCTTGAGGGTCGGGAGCATCCCCATTTTGGAGACCTCGACGTAGAACCGGGCATTTCTGAGGACGAACTGGTATTTACCTTTGCCGTGCGGCTTCATGTAGAACAGGCCCCCGGCGACACCGGGAATCTCGGCCAGCTCCGTTACATCATCCTCAGATTCTTGAGCTGCGATCTTCGCCGCGTCCAGCAGCTTTTCGCTTGGTTCGGACAATATCCCGGCAGAGCTGGAGAGGTAGAGGGCATCTACGTATTTTCCGATGGTGGCGACCATGATAGTATTCTCCTTGAACTTTGTTTCTGCTCCCCGGTGGTGGCGACCATTCCGGGGAGCTTTTTCTATCTCATCCCATTCAGCAGTGTGTACTATGCAGCCTCGTGGCATCTCACGCAACCCCCCAATTGGCGAGATGGCTTTTTGCGGGTGGCGTAATACAGGGCTTACGCCACATCACAGCTCGTCTTCTCCAGCAGGCAACCAGTCCGAGAGCGTCGTACCCGAGCCTGCGGCAGAGCCGCCGCCGGTCCCTCCGGTCCCGGCGGCGGCGCTGGCGCGGCGCAGTTCCTCCGCATACGTCCCGGCTGGCTGTAGGAGAGGGCCGGGCTGGCGGTGTGGTCGTATGCCGCGCATCTCCGGCATCCACTCAAAGGTATCTTGCGACTTGTAATGGTTGGCGATAGCTGGCCGGAGGCCGTAGTGCTCCTTGTAGATGGGCTTGCTAGACATCTGCGGGTCAAAATGAGCGGCCATAAACCGGGGCTTGCGGGTCACGCCAACGCCGACCAGGGGCAGCTTGACCCGCGCGAAGTTACGCAGCTTCACGATGCCGCCGCCCATATCCTGCACCTGGTTGTCGAGGTGCTTCGAGCTATGGGCCAGGATAAGGGCCGTCCAGCCTATTTTCCGCATGTTGATGTACCACTGGAGAGCCTTTATGGGGTTCTCGTAGCGGTCAGCGTCTTGCTTTTGCCGCATCTGATAGAGCCGAGCGTTGAGGCTCAGGCCAGACTCATCGAGCACGACGAGCCCCTGGTCCTCACCAGGACCGTCGAACTGATAATCATAGAGGTCATCTTGACGGTCGAAGCGAAGCGCCCGCGAGAGGCAGTCTTGCTTCCACTCCTCGGAGGCCGGGTAGCTGCGCTTTTTTGGCGAGTGGCCCATCTTATACGCCGTATTCCACCAGTCACCGACGAGATCAAAGTTGGTAGCAACAATCTTGCCCGCCGCTAGATACTCCATCACGTTTTTCATAGCAAAGTACGATTTACCGCACCCGAGAGGGCCGGTCACGAAGGTTATAGGGTTCAGGACGGCCATTAGATCACCTG
This Rubrobacter aplysinae DNA region includes the following protein-coding sequences:
- a CDS encoding chromosomal replication initiator protein DnaA is translated as MLKYGLVLLLAVAATGAVLFGAASTGCLTSPAVAQTPPPSTEVLDEGEVRKLRKFLDNTDPEKFGKYKKTRGILKRASKKALPTLSRHAITKGGLAGVAAGVWIHNANTLYTAYQDGQPADPIVVDSQLKKVESSGGPYFQKVDNGEVVGAGALLGFDYTYADGVGTITFDYAVQTNQQPWYGNGRMRYLGNSEGVDASATARDQPSQSFSWNITNNDCKGKVSVKDSGDNPGPATVLKTGICSMESVQGQTDIYDMGTQTQTTPAEYTPSEGDFVSSPEKTKRLWDAVKADPEYSPKEQGTEGEKPAPGAYPPEVERQADQHGGVVDVRENPDGSTTYRFADGTEFTTWPDGTEFTRTPDGVETWRYPDGTRRTYDPRTGTETTTYPDGTTQTRQFPDGTPGQETRSPGATPNSEEWRSPTGDPVPEGNRPSEPQPKNAPKPGNPTKQGGSTCSSPREFSFDLPEMEPGSVFPFSLILGLLEIVGSLVSTPEAPTFNLPPFGMVTVPQSFHNVIQVVKNLMGVGLVFGMSLWFYRYITGKG
- a CDS encoding zonular occludens toxin domain-containing protein encodes the protein MSSTACCLTACFSRGPRASHKEYRLSGDRGPLCVRDTVSDLSGDLMAVLNPITFVTGPLGCGKSYFAMKNVMEYLAAGKIVATNFDLVGDWWNTAYKMGHSPKKRSYPASEEWKQDCLSRALRFDRQDDLYDYQFDGPGEDQGLVVLDESGLSLNARLYQMRQKQDADRYENPIKALQWYINMRKIGWTALILAHSSKHLDNQVQDMGGGIVKLRNFARVKLPLVGVGVTRKPRFMAAHFDPQMSSKPIYKEHYGLRPAIANHYKSQDTFEWMPEMRGIRPHRQPGPLLQPAGTYAEELRRASAAAGTGGTGGGSAAGSGTTLSDWLPAGEDEL